In Silene latifolia isolate original U9 population chromosome 3, ASM4854445v1, whole genome shotgun sequence, a single window of DNA contains:
- the LOC141648638 gene encoding F-box/kelch-repeat protein At3g06240-like: protein MTSCGFNEYYKYYSRLILLNPITGSYYTRPYDKKPYITNVLRYGLCFDEANDDYKVVRIIELWKYNPNQAHREVIIYSFKKNSWKIIEETLDNSYFMRGDVAVSGHLLYTIFRSYSDVTYGEGKIGCFDIVAEQWTNDVPLPPIHNLKYYYLGILEGRLCVLGNDKETGAKTGNYSVWVMKENGSVQQDCWVMLMSDVLEKICRPIAYREGSKHVVLCIFNERFCWYNLRDKTMARAGFYGVPGDGGQISSGHICKGSLVNFPGGRSISRIKTDTETNTETNTETNTDPVRCRRMWMRKRFMPKSLLPKHDTVDRRHRGR from the coding sequence ATGACAAGTTGTGGTTTCAATGAATACTACAAATACTATTCTAGACTCATCTTGCTGAACCCGATTACAGGTAGCTACTACACTCGTCCATACGATAAAAAGCCGTACATAACTAATGTTTTACGATATGGGCTATGCTTCGATGAGGCCAATGATGATTATAAAGTTGTTAGAATAATTGAATTGTGGAAGTACAACCCTAACCAGGCTCACAGGGAAGTTATTATTTATAGCTTTAAAAAAAATTCATGGAAAATTATTGAGGAAACGTTGGATAATTCGTATTTTATGAGGGGCGATGTTGCTGTAAGCGGCCATTTACTCTATACAATTTTTCGGTCTTACAGTGATGTCACATACGGGGAAGGTAAGATCGGCTGTTTCGACATTGTAGCTGAACAATGGACTAATGATGTTCCCTTACCTCCTATACATAATCTCAAGTATTACTATTTAGGCATACTTGAAGGAAGACTATGTGTTTTAGGGAACGACAAGGAAACGGGGGCTAAAACAGGTAATTATAGTGTTTGGGTTATGAAGGAGAACGGCAGCGTACAACAAGATTGTTGGGTGATGTTGATGAGCGATGTTTTGGAGAAAATTTGTCGTCCTATTGCTTACCGCGAAGGATCAAAACACGTGGTATTGTGTATATTTAATGAGAGATTTTGTTGGTACAACCTCAGAGATAAGACAATGGCCAGAGCTGGTTTTTATGGAGTTCCTGGAGACGGAGGTCAAATTAGTTCAGGTCATATATGCAAAGGAAGCCTTGTCAATTTTCCTGGTGGCCGAAGTATTTCGCGTATCAAGACGGATACAGAGACGAATACAGAGACGAATACAGAGACGAATACAGATCCAGTACGTTGCAGGAGGATGTGGATGCGTAAGAGGTTTATGCCGAAAAGCCTGCTGCCCAAACACGACACCGTTGATCGAAGGCACCGTGGAAGATGA
- the LOC141648639 gene encoding F-box protein CPR1-like: MATLPTDVQSYILTKLPAKSLGRFKCVSKSWQTLISSPNFIRLYHQHALSSDTNRYIVFIENRDTRRYSDTLQLHHLNSSLAPPLVCPFSCPKPQSANMAPCKVKIVASTEFFLLTRCDSNESSLDFSSLVLVNPTTGSYYTLPFDKKPSSYGSLKASSLKYGLCFDEANDNYKVVRIIEYEYETESESDDIFHGMITKREVVIYSMKKNKWKKIERKRTRSYRMKGDIAVVGRLLHTIFHYSGNDLTKEEFRIGCFDIIAEEWVHDVTLPPVQNLNGYDLHVFEGLLCISGSDKESVAAGTYTSYSVWVMKEYGVEDSWVKLMSIVSNKIYRPIAYREGSKHELLCLIGDESDDPFSRKINTGASMFTWYNLRDIEETRAEFYGGPGDGDQFSSGHILRGSLVCFPGGQNWPMRSRSSGSDIYTAADVYNVEVEKPAQTGHRCSKKPRTMNK; this comes from the coding sequence ATGGCTACCCTTCCTACGGACGTACAATCCTACATACTCACAAAATTACCGGCGAAATCCCTTGGCCGCTTCAAGTGCGTATCCAAATCCTGGCAAACTCTAATCTCGTCCCCTAATTTCATTCGCCTGTACCACCAGCATGCCCTTTCCTCAGACACGAATCGCTACATAGTCTTTATAGAAAACCGCGATACCCGCCGATACTCCGATACCCTCCAACTTCACCACCTTAACTCTTCACTTGCTCCCCCTTTAGTCTGCCCTTTCTCTTGCCCTAAACCACAATCCGCTAACATGGCACCTTGCAAGGTAAAAATTGTCGCGTCAACAGAATTCTTCCTGTTGACGCGATGTGATTCCAATGAATCCAGCCTCGATTTTTCTAGCCTCGTCTTGGTGAACCCGACTACAGGTAGCTACTACACTCTTCCCTTCGATAAAAAGCCATCATCATACGGATCACTAAAGGCTAGTAGTTTAAAATACGGGCTATGCTTCGATGAGGCCAACGACAATTATAAAGTCGTTAGAATAATTGAATATGAATATGAAACTGAATCTGAATCGGACGATATTTTCCACGGTATGATCACGAAAAGAGAAGTAGTTATTTACAGCATGAAAAAAAACAAATGGAAAAAAATTGAGAGAAAGCGGACTAGGTCTTATCGGATGAAAGGAGATATTGCTGTAGTCGGCCGTTTACTCCATACGATTTTTCACTATTCCGGCAATGATCTCACAAAGGAAGAATTTAGGATCGGTTGTTTCGACATTATAGCTGAAGAATGGGTTCATGATGTTACTCTGCCTCCTGTACAAAATCTTAATGGTTACGACCTACACGTATTTGAGGGGTTGTTATGTATTTCAGGAAGCGATAAGGAATCGGTGGCTGCAGGTACTTATACTAGTTACAGTGTGTGGGTTATGAAGGAGTATGGAGTAGAAGATTCTTGGGTGAAATTGATGAGTATTGTTTCTAACAAAATTTACCGTCCTATTGCTTACCGCGAAGGATCAAAACACGAACTATTATGTTTAATTGGCGATGAGTCTGATGACCCTTTTTCGCGAAAGATCAATACAGGAGCTAGTATGTTTACTTGGTACAACCTTAGAGATATTGAAGAAACGAGGGCTGAATTTTACGGAGGTCCTGGAGACGGAGATCAATTTAGTTCTGGGCATATATTGAGAGGAAGCCTTGTCTGTTTTCCTGGTGGCCAAAATTGGCCTATGAGGTCGAGATCGAGTGGATCAGATATATATACGGCTGCAGATGTGTACAATGTTGAAGTCGAAAAGCCGGCCCAAACAGGACACCGTTGCTCGAAGAAGCCGCGGACGATGAATAAGTAA
- the LOC141647176 gene encoding putative low-specificity L-threonine aldolase 2, with the protein MGDVAIDKDGETMRRVIDMRSDTVTKPTDTMRTAMANAEVDDDVLGNDPTALRLETEMARIMGKEAALFVPSGTMGNLISVLVHCDVRGSEVILGDNSHIHIYENGGISTLGGVHPRTVKNNEDGTMDLDLIEAAIRDPRGALVYPITRLICLENSHGNTGGRCLSVEYIDRVGELAKKHGLKLHIDGARIFNAATALAVPVDRLVQAADSVSVCLSKGLGAPVGTVIVGSTNFITKAKILRKTLGGGMRQVGVLCAAALVAVKENVKKLEDDHKHAKLLAVGLNKIQGLHVDISAVETNIVYVNICKDSSTNAAKLCKTLDEHGILVMPDDDYKVRIVIHHQITVNDVEYTLSCIQKAVTGALSEHVE; encoded by the exons ATGGGCGACGTTGCGATTGACAAGG ACGGCGAGACAATGAGAAGGGTGATAGACATGCGATCAGACACAGTAACCAAACCAACAGACACAATGCGTACTGCAATGGCAAATGCTGAGGTGGATGATGACGTCTTAGGAAATGACCCAACTGCCCTTCGCCTTGAAACTGAAATGGCAAGGATAATGGGCAAAGAAGCCGCGTTGTTTGTTCCATCAGGAACAATGGGTAATCTGATTAGTGTACTTGTGCACTGTGATGTAAGGGGTAGTGAAGTCATTCTTGGAGATAACTCCCACATTCATATATATGAGAACGGCGGTATTTCTACTCTTGGTGGTGTTCATCCAAGAACTGTGAAGAATAATGAAGACGGAACCATGGATTTGGATTTGATTGAAGCTGCTATTAGAGATCCGAGAGGAGCGCTTGTTTATCCCATTACAAGGCTGATCTGTCTCGAAAATTCCCATGGAAA TACCGGTGGTCGATGTTTGTCTGTAGAGTACATAGACAGAGTTGGAGAGCTTGCAAAGAAGCATGGTTTGAAGCTTCATATTGACGGGGCTCGCATTTTCAATGCTGCAACT GCACTTGCTGTTCCTGTAGATAGATTGGTTCAAGCAGCAGATTCAGTTTCG GTATGCTTGTCCAAAGGTTTGGGAGCGCCTGTCGGCACTGTCATTGTCGGGTCAACTAATTTCATAACCAAG GCAAAAATTCTTCGGAAAACTTTAGGCGGTGGTATGAGGCAGGTTGGGGTTTTATGTGCTGCTGCGCTTGTTGCAGTTAAAGAGAATGTGAAAAAGCTCGAGGATGATCATAAGCATGCTAAGCTTTTAGCAG TTGGGCTGAACAAAATTCAGGGGCTTCACGTTGATATTTCAGCAGTTGAGACCAATATT GTCTATGTGAATATATGTAAGGATTCTAGCACAAATGCAGCTAAGCTATGCAAAACGTTGGACGAGCATGGTATCTTGGTCATGCCAGATGACGACTACAA GGTGCGGATTGTGATCCACCATCAAATAACAGTAAACGATGTGGAATATACTTTGTCGTGCATTCAG AAAGCTGTTACTGGTGCATTGAGCGAGCATGTTGAGTAA
- the LOC141648640 gene encoding F-box protein CPR1-like: protein MVASCESYLLIGCGFSQLEGLILLNPTTRIYRVLPKVQVPTWSNSVYYGMCHCLDDELNGDFKIVRFVQENGTTEVIVYSLRTNSWKLLESEKATIESIWNPVLVQNNLLVRICNGSGQMKRIGCFDIKAERWSNDVVLPDIILCEIDSNQTRDGQYYLGVLDGRLCISCYNADKSTYSVWVMKEYGIKESWFKLMSLHVEGPEEIYHPIAYRKGSSHELLCLPNYSGKYFWYNIKDKQFTETGINRHGLETGYLSFAYICKQSLLNFPGGLLIRSSPKVREVDDDNDDYDSDYDDGYYYSYGNCL, encoded by the coding sequence ATGGTGGCTTCCTGCGAATCGTACCTCTTGATTGGGTGCGGATTCAGTCAGCTTGAAGGTCTCATCTTGCTCAACCCAACTACGCGTATTTACCGTGTACTCCCTAAAGTTCAGGTTCCCACTTGGTCTAACTCTGTATATTATGGGATGTGTCATTGTTTAGACGATGAATTAAATGGTGATTTCAAAATTGTCAGGTTTGTCCAAGAAAATGGTACAACGGAAGTCATCGTCTATAGTTTGAGAACTAATTCGTGGAAACTATTAGAGTCTGAAAAGGCTACAATTGAATCGATTTGGAATCCCGTCCTTGTACAAAACAATTTACTTGTCAGGATATGTAATGGTAGTGGTCAGATGAAGAGAATAGGTTGTTTTGATATCAAGGCTGAACGATGGTCTAATGATGTAGTCTTGCCTGATATTATTTTGTGTGAAATCGATTCCAACCAAACTCGAGATGGTCAATATTACCTAGGTGTGCTCGATGGCCGATTATGTATTTCATGTTACAATGCGGACAAGTCGACTTATAGTGTATGGGTTATGAAGGAATATGGTATTAAAGAGTCTTGGTTTAAGTTGATGAGCCTTCATGTGGAAGGTCCAGAAGAGATTTACCACCCTATTGCTTACCGCAAAGGATCATCACATGAACTATTGTGTTTACCAAATTATAGTGGCAAATACTTTTGGTACAACATTAAAGATAAACAATTCACTGAGACGGGAATCAACAGACATGGCCTTGAAACTGGTTATTTATCTTTCGCATATATATGCAAGCAAAGCCTGTTAAACTTCCCCGGAGGTCTACTGATTCGTTCATCACCCAAAGTACGAGAGGTGGACGATGACAATGACGACTACGACAGCGATTATGATGATGGTTATTATTATAGTTATGGTAATTGTTTATAA
- the LOC141648641 gene encoding F-box protein At4g22390-like gives MDSFEIPNQRLLILPGKEYQTFSIYELDSLDSPPTICPYPIPSQWYAPFMSMVASCESYLLIGCGYTDLEGLILVNPTTRIYRVLPKAYVPSFCDYVHYGMSEINDDVKIARFVQNEKREVIVYSLTTNSWKPIECEPATNESLDTPVLVQNHLLVMLCYSSGRMTRIGCFDMKAERWSNDVLLSDILLGEIGSTPTRDGHCHLGVLEGQLRFSCYDMKKSTYSVWVMKDFGVKESWFKLMSLPRQRLKGVYYPIAYRKGSSDELLCIPKYSGKYFWYNIRDKQFTETGIDGDGLNTSNFSFAFICKRSLLNFPGGLPIRSSSKVREVDDDDDDDGCVYSDSEWL, from the coding sequence ATGGATAGTTTCGAAATCCCGAATCAGCGCCTCTTAATCCTCCCAGGCAAAGAGTACCAGACCTTCAGTATATACGAACTGGACTCTCTAGACTCTCCTCCTACGATCTGCCCTTACCCTATACCGTCACAATGGTATGCACCCTTTATGTCGATGGTGGCTTCTTGCGAATCTTACCTCTTGATTGGGTGCGGATATACTGACCTTGAAGGTCTCATCTTGGTCAACCCAACTACGCGTATTTACCGTGTACTCCCTAAAGCTTACGTTCCCAGTTTCTGTGACTATGTACACTATGGGATGAGTGAAATCAATGATGATGTCAAAATTGCGAGGTTTGTCCAAAACGAGAAAAGGGAAGTCATCGTCTATAGTTTGACAACTAATTCGTGGAAACCTATCGAGTGTGAACCGGCCACGAATGAATCGTTGGATACTCCTGTCCTTGTTCAAAACCATTTACTTGTCATGTTATGTTATAGTAGTGGTCGGATGACGAGAATTGGTTGTTTTGATATGAAGGCTGAACGATGGTCTAATGATGTGCTCTTGTCTGATATTCTTTTGGGTGAAATCGGTTCCACCCCAACCCGAGATGGTCACTGTCACCTAGGTGTGCTTGAGGGGCAATTACGTTTTTCTTGTTACGATATGAAAAAGTCGACTTATAGTGTATGGGTTATGAAGGATTTTGGTGTTAAAGAGTCTTGGTTTAAATTGATGAGCCTTCCTAGGCAAAGGCTGAAAGGCGTTTACTACCCTATTGCTTACCGCAAAGGATCATCAGATGAACTATTGTGTATACCAAAATATAGTGGCAAATACTTTTGGTATAATATTAGAGATAAACAATTCACTGAGACGGGAATCGACGGAGATGGCCTTAATACTAGTAATTTCTCTTTTGCATTTATATGCAAGCGAAGCTTGTTAAACTTTCCTGGAGGTCTACCGATTCGTTCATCATCTAAAGTACGAGAGgtggacgatgatgatgacgatgatggtTGTGTTTATAGTGATAGTGAATGGTTATAA